From one Larimichthys crocea isolate SSNF chromosome XVIII, L_crocea_2.0, whole genome shotgun sequence genomic stretch:
- the galnt5 gene encoding polypeptide N-acetylgalactosaminyltransferase 5, whose amino-acid sequence MMKIRRYLRGSGRVLAFVFIASVIWLLFDMAALRLSINDVNSQLLKERVIKEREIYRQQSRVTQLMKRGFKHPVQRVDLAVTYAGKGPLNASIKLAQVYRQGGKKQEDMKRSSLQHRGDDLLKTEQPKPGGAAFQKVTPKQGDPAKKKAVDLDFNGTKLEKSKAIDGSSRKGEIPVAVSNITRVENKHATAHAPKKGDVVQNVLGKGDPKIKDEVKSQAGTKEETNPVKTSKPSIIEADKNVVSNNKTVEKRVTATTKSDPNAAKETPKPAIKLQAAEHSKDNSTAGRKPGVHKVISLDVTDTPRDANAVGQFGQAALVASSEDAEVRKRWDEGHFNVYLSEKIPVDRAIPDTRPEMCAQNLVHDDLPSTSVIFCFVDEVWSTLLRSVHSVLNRSPPHLLKEIILVDDFSTKDILKEPLDKYMSKFPKVRIIRLKEREGLIRARLAGAAVAKGEVLTFLDSHVECNVGWLEPLLERIYQDRKKVPCPVIEVISDKDMSYMLVDNFQRGIFKWPLVFGWSALPDEYIKKHNMTISDPIRCPVMAGGLFSIDKKYFYELGAYDPGLDVWGGENMEISFKIWMCGGEIEIIPCSRVGHIFRGQNPYKFPKDRQKTVERNLARVAEVWLDEYKDLFYGHGYHHLLDKKVTDIGNLTEQIELRKKLKCKSFKWYLENVYPDMNAPLVKAEGLIFNRGVRKCLTLQKDRLLFETCDLSKQSQHFNYTWMRHVRQQDICFAPQGKGNGFALQLCDNTKAELRWFHKSSNSALAEHLIAEYVSHHMCLEAGAQGDTLRIGPCEPSNAFQKWQFTHYHAQ is encoded by the exons ATGATGAAGATTAGGAGATACTTGAGGGGGAGTGGGAGGGTACTCGCGTTTGTCTTCATCGCCTCTGTcatctggctgctgtttgacaTGGCTGCACTGCGTTTGTCCATAAACGACGTGAACAGCCAGCTGCTGAAGGAGAGAGTCATAAAGGAAAGGGAGATTTACAGACAGCAGTCCAGGGTGACCCAGCTGATGAAAAGGGGCTTTAAACACCCAGTCCAGAGGGTCGACCTTGCTGTTACATATGCTGGGAAAGGACCACTCAATGCAAGCATCAAACTAGCCCAAGTGTACAGACAGGGAGGCAAGAAACAGGAGGACATGAAGAGGAGCTCACTCCAGCACAGAGGAGATGATCTCCTCAAGACTGAGCAACCTAAACCAGGAGGAGCCGCTTTCCAAAAGGTCACGCCAAAGCAGGGCGATCCTGCCAAGAAAAAAGCAGTCGACTTGGATTTTAATGGGACAAAATTAGAGAAAAGTAAAGCGATAGACGGCTCCAGTAGAAAAGGGGAGATACCTGTAGCTGTGTCAAATATAACCCGAGTGGAAAACAAACATGCCACCGCACACGCACCAAAGAAGGGGGATGTTGTGCAAAATGTTCTGGGCAAAGGCGATCCAAAGATCAAGGATGAAGTTAAGAGCCAGGCTGGAACAAAAGAGGAGACGAACCCTGTTAAAACATCTAAACCTTCGATCATTGAGGCAGACAAAAATGTGGTGAGTAATAATAAAACGGTGGAGAAACGCGTTACTGCGACCACCAAGAGTGATCCGAATGCAGCGAAAGAAACTCCAAAACCTGCAATCAAGCTCCAGGCAGCAGAGCACTCCAAGGACAACAGCACCGCTGGCAGGAAACCAGGCGTCCACAAAGTGATTTCTCTGGACGTGACCGACACTCCCAGAGATGCCAACGCGGTGGGCCAGTTTGGTCAGGCGGCACTCGTCGCCAGCAGCGAAGATGCAGAGGTGAGGAAGAGGTGGGACGAAGGGCATTTTAACGTCTACCTGAGCGAGAAGATCCCAGTGGACCGTGCAATCCCAGACACCAGGCCCGAGAT gtgTGCGCAGAATCTGGTCCACGATGACTTGCCTTCCACCAGTGTGATTTTCTGTTTCGTGGATGAAGTGTGGTCCACGCTCCTCCGCTCTGTGCACAGCGTGCTCAACAGATCCCCCCCACACCTCCTCAAAGAGATCATACTGGTGGACGATTTCAGCACCAAAG ACATTCTGAAGGAGCCGCTGGATAAGTACATGTCCAAGTTTCCCAAAGTGCGAATCATTCGTCTGAAGGAGCGAGAGGGCCTGATCAGAGCCAGGCTGGCTGGAGCTGCTGTAGCCAAAG GTGAGGTTCTTACCTTCCTCGACTCCCACGTGGAATGCAACGTGGGATGGCTTGAGCCACTGTTGGAAAGAATCTATCAGGATCGCAAGAAGGTGCCATGTCCAGTTATTGAAGTTATCAGTGATAAGGACATGAG TTATATGCTGGTTGACAACTTCCAAAGAGGTATTTTCAAATGGCCTTTGGTGTTCGGCTGGAGCGCATTACCAGACGAGTACATTAAGAAGCATAACATGACCATCTCAGATCCAATCAG ATGTCCAGTTATGGCCGGAGGCCTTTTTTCAATAGACAAAAAATACTTCTATGAGCTCGGTGCCTATGATCCTGGTCTCGACGTGTGGGGTGGGGAGAACATGGAGATTTCATTTAAG ATTTGGATGTGCGGAGGTGAAATCGAGATCATCCCCTGCTCGCGAGTGGGACACATCTTCCGAGGACAGAATCCTTACAAATTCCCCAAAGACAGGCAGAAGACAGTGGAGCGCAACCTGGCGAGGGTGGCGGAAGTCTGGCTGGATGAGTACAAGGACCTTTTCTACGGTCACGGGTACCACCACCTGCTGGATAAGAAGGTCACTGACATCGGCAACCTCACCGAGCAGATTGAGCTGAGGAAGAAGCTCAAATGCAAGAGCTTCAAGTGGTACCTGGAGAACGTGTATCCAGATATGAACGCTCCTCTCGTCAAAGCTGAGGGCCTG ATCTTTAATCGTGGCGTGAGAAAATGCCTCACTCTGCAAAAAGACCGTCTGCTGTTTGAGACGTGTGATCTCAGCAAACAG AGTCAGCACTTTAATTACACCTGGATGAGGCACGTTCGCCAGCAGGACATATGCTTCGCTCCCCAAGGAAAAGGCAACGGCTTTGCTTTACAGTTGTGTGACAACACCAAGGCTGAACTCCGCTGGTTCCACAAATCATCCAACTCAGCTCTG gcGGAGCACCTCATAGCGGAGTATGTGTCCCACCACATGTGCCTGGAGGCGGGGGCCCAGGGCGACACTCTTCGCATCGGTCCATGTGAACCCAGCAATGCCTTCCAAAAGTGGCAATTCACACACTACCACGCTCAGTGA
- the cytip gene encoding cytohesin-interacting protein, protein MQSTMNSNALQRQGSKENYIVDNTLRKKCSLWYRRSLRGNNDRHRQSTESLPRVRKPKLNHSNSLVDYSDPQRITIVLEKQDNETFGFEIQTYGLQLKDSSAVEMCTFVRKVQQDSAAENAGLTAGDIIVTINGVSIEGSSHQQILNLIRESTNNLKMETVCGNVVKQIELEKRMNLLKQSLREKLVELQALTVEEKRLMRGNMNNSSLHLSMDCSAILNSPAGRFGRRFSSDSSYRSVMTDDSDQTSVFGDLNSPSPLSAASTTDDSCFFSRDFHAQDSSSRFSSNSSHHHQSLGRSSSSSLAGSSSSLSPSWDETKISSLFGTLPRKGRRASVRKHIFKLIPGLQRSVEEEEVGTNTQ, encoded by the exons ATGCAGTCCACCATGAACTCCAATGCACTTCAGCGCCAGGGAAGCAAAGAGAATTACATTGTGGATAATACTCTGAGGAAGAAATGTTCCCTGTGGTACCGGCGTTCACTGAGGGGAAACAATGATCGACACCGGCAGAGCACAGAGTCTCTGCCCAGAGTGCGCAAG CCTAAACTAAACCACTCCAACTCTCTGGTTGATTACTCTGACCCACAAAG GATCACAATTGTACTGGAAAAGCAAGACAATGAAACATTTGGTTTTGAAATTCAG ACCTATGGCCTGCAGCTGAAGGACAGCTCTGCAGTGGAGATGTGCACGTTTGTGCGTAAGGTGCAGCAGGACAGCGCTGCTGAAAATGCTGGTTTGACTGCAG GAGATATTATCGTCACTATCAACGGGGTCAGCATTGAAGGATCGTCTCATCAGCAGATACTTAATCTGATAAGAGAATCAACCAACAATTTAAA GATGGAAACTGTATGTGGAAATGTGGTGAAGCAGATAGAGCTTGAAAAGAGGATGAACCTGCTGAAG CAATCACTTCGTGAGAAATTGGTGGAGCTGCAAGCACTTACAGTAGAAGAAAAACGTCTAATGCGAG GTAACATGAACAACAGCAGCCTCCACCTCTCAATGGACTGTTCAGCGATTCTGAACTCCCCCGCAGGCCGCTTTGGACGCCGTTTTTCTAGTGACAGTAGCTACAGGAGTGTGATGACTGATGACAGCGACCAGACCAGTGTGTTTGGGGATCTGAACTCTCCCAGTCCCTTAAGTGCAGCCAGCACCACAGATGATAGCTGCTTCTTCTCCAGAGATTTTCATGCACAGGACAGCTCAAGCAGGTTTTCCTCGAACAGCAGCCATCATCACCAATCCCTTGGTCGATCTAGCAGCTCCAGTTtggctggcagcagcagctccctcTCACCTTCCTGGGACGAAACAAAGATCTCCTCCTTGTTTGGTACCTTACCCCGGAAAGGCAGGAGAGCCAGTGTTCGCAAACACATCTTTAAGTTAATTCCTGGACTCCAGCGATCagttgaagaggaggaggtggggacaAACACTCAGTGA
- the acvr1c gene encoding activin receptor type-1C has protein sequence MTCPGKQSFQAALIFLSVAQLTAGLKCVCQLCANHTCETTTDGACWNSVMLIDGKEETVKSCLSPTEMKGQVFCYSSRNVSKRSCCFTDFCNNETLRLYPERAIEEPGWSRMQLTVVILVPSCLLCVGILLGVFIVHGHRCAYSRAHKQDPEEPLDDQMLMSADKCLKDLIYDLSTSGSGSGLPLLVQRTIARTIVLQETIGKGRFGEVWRGKWRGEDVAVKIFSSRDERSWFREAEIYQTIMLRHDNILGFIAADNKDNGSWTQLWLVSEYHEHGSLYDYLNRYTLSLEGMIVLALSIASGLAHLHMEIIGTQGKPAIAHRDLKSKNVLVKKNGTAVIADLGLAVKHDSRTNTIDIPSNHKVGTKRYMAPEILDETINMHSFESFKQADIYSLGLVFWELTRRCSVRGLQEDFQLPYYDLVPSDPTIEDMRKVVCEQKLRPNVPNQWQSCEDLRVMGKLMRECWYANPAARLTALRVKKTVSQLSAIKDVKD, from the exons ATGACTTGCCCCGGGAAGCAGAGCTTTCAAGCGGCGTTGATCTTCCTGTCTGTCGCCCAGCTGACTGCAG gtctgaagtgtgtgtgccaGCTGTGTGCCAACCACACCTGTGAGACGACCACTGACGGTGCCTGCTGGAACTCGGTGATGTTGATAGACGGGAAGGAGGAGACAGTCAAGTCCTGCCTGTCGCCCACCGAGATGAAGGGTCAGGTTTTCTGCTACAGCTCCAGAAATGTCTCCAAGAggagctgctgcttcactgacTTCTGCAACAATGAGACTCTCCGCTTATACCCAG aGAGAGCAATAGAGGAACCCGGCTGGAGCAGAATGCAGCTCACTGTGGTGATCCTGGTGCCCTCCTGCCTGTTGTGTGTGGGGATCCTGCTGGGTGTTTTCATTGTGCATGGCCACCGCTGTGCCTACAGCAGAGCCCATAAGCAGGACCCAGAGGAGCCTCTGGACGACCAGATGCTCATGTCAGCTGACAAATGTCTCAAAGATCTGATTTACGACTTGAGCACCTCAGGCTCTGGATCAG GTTTGCCACTGCTGGTCCAGCGGACTATAGCTCGGACCATTGTCCTACAGGAGACCATTGGGAAGGGTCGATTTGGGGAGGTATGGCGGGGAAAATGGCGAGGGGAGGATGTGGCGGTGAAGATCTTCTCCTCCAGGGACGAGAGGTCATGGTTTCGTGAAGCAGAGATTTATCAGACAATCATGCTCAGACACGACAACATCTTGGGCTTCATTGCTGCTGACAACAAAG ATAATGGCTCATGGACCCAGCTCTGGTTGGTGTCAGAGTACCATGAGCATGGCTCGCTGTATGACTACCTGAACAGGtacactctctctctggaaGGCATGATCGTCCTCGCCTTGTCCATAGCCAGTGGGCTGGCACATCTCCACATGGAAATCATTGGCACACAGG GGAAACCTGCCATTGCTCACAGAGACCTGAAGTCTAAAAATGTCCTGGTTAAGAAGAACGGTACAGCGGTCATTGCGGATTTAGGTTTGGCCGTAAAACACGACTCCAGGACCAACACCATCGACATACCGTCCAACCACAAAGTGGGAACCAAGAG GTACATGGCCCCAGAAATCCTGGATGAGACAATCAATATGCACAGCTTTGAGTCATTCAAGCAGGCAGATATCTACTCGCTCGGCCTGGTGTTCTGGGAACTGACCCGAAGATGCTCTGTTAGGG GGCTCCAAGAAGATTTCCAGCTGCCTTATTATGACCTGGTGCCTTCAGATCCGACCATCGAAGACATGAGGAAGGTGGTATGTGAGCAGAAACTCAGACCCAACGTTCCCAACCAGTGGCAGAGCTGTgag GATCTGCGTGTGATGGGCAAACTGATGAGAGAGTGCTGGTACGCCAACCCTGCTGCTCGACTCACTGCTCTGCGGGTCAAGAAAACCGTGTCTCAGCTGTCTGCCATCAAGGATGTCAAAGATTAG
- the ermn gene encoding uncharacterized protein ermn — MEVETSTMPSKAPQFKIEEDALASQVLEIIGGVTLEALQTAMEEPEERDVWFMEEGDDSVFYSDEDQAHQDIKANASCDFGASVSKRLVNSVTSDEPIPERKDDRGEEFITGKEYSAMEREVTRGEERQDRQPLKTEPMDQSNVADPGAQSSLTPEKAVSTCEESLQLNCRRADMQTQPEQTASPRKVTLPVVEEVTESPSLKPFVEKSYARLTGEEEVPEQTSSAELQISGDRQLQMDQEPKQDHDTNEEFHQDPSPGYSTLDMSKNSSHQKSFNHLSSAKYSTVSYRKIRKGNTRQKIEEFEYMMMKL; from the exons atggaggtcGAGACGAGCACAATGCCTTCAAAGGCTCCACAATTCAAAATAGAAGAAGATGCACTGGCATCCCAGGTACTGGAGATCATTGGTGGGGTCACTCTTGAAGCCCTCCAGACCGCCATGGAGGAACCTGAAGAAAGAGATGTGTGGTTTATGGAGGAGGGTGATGACTCTGTGTTCTACAGTGATGAGGACCAAGCCCATCAGGACATAAAAGCAAACGCATCCTGTGATTTTGGTGCCAGTGTGAGCAAGCGTCTGGTCAACAGTGTGACATCAGATGAACCTATCCCAGAGAGGAAGGACGATCGAGGAGAAGAATTCATTACTGGCAAAGAATATTCAGCGATGGAGAGGGAAGTGACTCGAGGAGAGGAACGGCAAGATCGCCAGCCACTAAAAACTGAACCTATGGATCAGTCAAATGTTGCAGATCCAGGAGCACAGTCTAGTCTAACTCCAGAGAAGGCTGTGAGCACCTGTGAAGAATCTTTGCAGCTTAACTGCAGACGtgcagacatgcaaacacagccTGAGCAAACTGCATCACCAAGAAAAG tgaCTCTACCAGTAGTGGAAGAAGTGACCGAATCACCAAGTCTTAAACCTTTTGTTGAGAAGAGTTATGCAAGGCTGACTGGGGAGGAAGAAGTCCCAGAGCAGACGTCCAGTGCTGAACTCCAGATATCAGGTGACAGGCAGCTTCAGATGGACCAAGAGCCAAAGCAGGACCACGACACCAATGAGGAGTTTCATCAAGACCCCAGTCCAGGCTACTCCACTCTGGACATGTCAAAGAATTCCAGCCACCAGAAATCCTTCAACCACCTCTCATCCGCCAAATACAGCACCGTGTCCTACCGCAAGATCCGCAAAGGCAACACCCGGCAGAAGATCGAGGAGTTTGAGTACATGATGATGAAATTGTAA